Proteins encoded within one genomic window of Corynebacterium aurimucosum:
- a CDS encoding DNA polymerase III subunit delta' translates to MVTHFSYPSRLGRVNTSSVAERLADAPSVAHTILSAARAARGEGDPRAMSHSWLFTGPPGAGRSLAAQCFAAALMCTSADENGNPGCGRCPSCQSVLDNQEHTDLVYVDPQEQFITVGEAREVIGRAASLPSVAPWRVVIFNKADRLRNEAANALLKTVEEPPERTVIIMVAPSEDPEDFSVTLRSRCRHLYIPAPSVEGVVKQLVAEGASEDDARLAAVTTLRHVGRARHLVNEPAAQKRRAMAINLAEDVFHGSQAFQSVTALLKFIEKEAKDSHAAAEEAERSKIEQSFGVGAKGKGATKAQRDARSALKDMEELHKKRAKRRIADGLDIALVDLAGIYRDALMLKVGAEVEMTHPDFAGLAGELAQRVSEDGLLAAQSAIRTCREQLPQNVTPQVAFDGMVGRLRLACGAR, encoded by the coding sequence GTGCTGCCCGCGCGGCACGGGGCGAAGGTGACCCGCGGGCGATGAGCCATTCCTGGCTCTTTACCGGTCCTCCCGGTGCCGGCCGCTCGCTGGCGGCGCAGTGTTTCGCCGCAGCACTCATGTGCACTTCTGCCGACGAGAACGGCAACCCCGGATGCGGGCGCTGTCCCTCCTGCCAAAGCGTCCTGGACAATCAAGAGCACACCGACTTGGTCTACGTGGACCCGCAGGAGCAGTTCATTACGGTCGGCGAGGCCCGCGAGGTCATTGGGCGCGCGGCCAGCCTGCCGAGTGTTGCACCCTGGCGCGTGGTCATCTTCAACAAGGCAGATCGCCTCCGCAACGAGGCCGCCAACGCACTATTGAAGACCGTAGAGGAACCCCCGGAGCGCACCGTCATCATTATGGTCGCGCCCTCGGAGGATCCGGAGGACTTCTCGGTCACTCTGCGTTCCCGCTGCCGCCACCTTTATATCCCGGCGCCGAGCGTGGAGGGTGTGGTCAAGCAGCTCGTCGCCGAGGGGGCTAGTGAAGATGACGCGCGCCTGGCCGCCGTGACCACCCTGCGTCATGTGGGCCGCGCGCGACACCTGGTCAACGAACCCGCCGCGCAGAAGCGCCGCGCCATGGCCATCAACCTGGCCGAGGATGTCTTTCACGGCTCCCAGGCCTTTCAATCCGTCACAGCGCTGCTGAAATTCATTGAGAAGGAGGCCAAGGACTCCCACGCGGCGGCGGAGGAGGCGGAGCGATCCAAGATTGAACAATCCTTCGGCGTTGGTGCCAAGGGTAAGGGCGCGACGAAGGCGCAGCGCGACGCCCGCAGTGCCCTGAAGGATATGGAGGAGCTTCACAAGAAGCGCGCTAAGCGCCGCATCGCCGACGGCCTCGACATCGCCCTCGTGGATCTCGCCGGCATCTACCGTGATGCACTCATGCTCAAAGTTGGTGCCGAGGTGGAGATGACCCACCCGGATTTCGCCGGCCTGGCCGGCGAACTTGCCCAGCGTGTGAGCGAAGATGGCTTGCTGGCCGCCCAGTCCGCCATCCGCACCTGCCGCGAGCAGCTACCGCAGAACGTCACCCCGCAGGTGGCTTTCGACGGCATGGTGGGCCGCCTGCGCCTAGCCTGCGGTGCGCGCTAA
- a CDS encoding DUF4442 domain-containing protein, whose amino-acid sequence MAHFSARQLKLFMGFWPPFLGAGIKIKEFADDGTRVVVSHKPNMLTKNAMGVAFGGTLSAMTDPFFMLASMHRLGKEYRIWDAAGEIKYLKPGRGTVTADMRIPEETYALIEEKTANGQKYLHWFDVNIIDEEGDVVAHVRRQVYYRRKQK is encoded by the coding sequence ATGGCCCACTTTTCTGCACGTCAGCTCAAGCTCTTCATGGGATTCTGGCCGCCCTTTCTGGGCGCTGGCATAAAGATCAAGGAATTCGCTGATGACGGCACGCGTGTCGTGGTCAGCCACAAGCCAAACATGTTGACCAAGAACGCCATGGGCGTTGCCTTCGGCGGCACGCTCTCCGCCATGACGGATCCCTTCTTCATGCTCGCCTCGATGCACCGTCTAGGCAAGGAGTACCGCATCTGGGATGCCGCTGGTGAGATTAAGTACCTCAAGCCCGGCCGTGGCACGGTCACCGCCGACATGCGCATTCCGGAGGAGACCTACGCGCTCATCGAAGAAAAGACGGCCAACGGTCAGAAGTACCTGCATTGGTTCGACGTCAACATCATCGATGAGGAAGGCGATGTCGTCGCTCATGTGCGCCGGCAGGTGTATTACCGACGCAAGCAGAAATAA
- a CDS encoding N-acetylglucosamine-6-phosphate deacetylase, with amino-acid sequence MQTEAKGHVEGLYIDERFELRAGSITVGENIEGIALGDAPAAEAAWRAGDPDALLWVPGFVDLHNHGGNGGGFPNGDYEQCLAAARFHRAQGTTTLLASMVSGTQEELCARAELLAQLAEEGEIAGIHMEGPFIAAAKCGAQDPSRIVPGDPDFFRAVIAAARGHLRSITFAPETENVDKLLEVCAEHSIIASLGHTEADYDTTLKVIAQAKELGVTVTGTHLFNAMPPIHHRAPGTVAALLTAAKAGDVAVELIADGVHLVDGTVDMAHNPRAFAVTDAMAAAGMADGDYELGSLPVTVSGGVARVPSGAIAGGTSTLAQQFASFAARHGLGEAVRFTSTTAADVLGRKDLGRIAVGARANLVGLNAQLEPVRVMVGGTEFINF; translated from the coding sequence ATGCAGACAGAGGCGAAAGGCCACGTCGAGGGCCTCTACATCGATGAGCGCTTCGAGCTGCGCGCCGGGAGCATCACGGTCGGGGAGAACATTGAGGGCATAGCGCTTGGCGACGCTCCCGCAGCCGAGGCCGCCTGGCGCGCCGGGGACCCGGATGCGTTGCTGTGGGTGCCCGGCTTCGTGGATCTGCACAACCACGGCGGCAACGGCGGGGGATTCCCCAACGGCGATTATGAGCAGTGCCTGGCCGCCGCCCGCTTCCACCGTGCGCAGGGGACGACGACGCTGCTGGCCAGTATGGTCTCCGGGACGCAAGAAGAACTGTGCGCTCGGGCGGAGCTTTTGGCTCAGCTGGCCGAAGAAGGCGAGATCGCCGGCATCCACATGGAGGGTCCCTTCATCGCGGCGGCCAAGTGCGGCGCGCAGGACCCTTCGCGCATCGTGCCCGGTGACCCGGACTTCTTCCGCGCGGTCATCGCCGCGGCCCGCGGCCACCTGCGTTCGATTACCTTTGCGCCGGAAACGGAGAACGTCGACAAGCTGCTCGAAGTCTGCGCGGAGCACAGCATCATTGCCAGCCTGGGCCACACCGAGGCCGATTACGACACCACGCTGAAGGTTATCGCCCAGGCCAAGGAGCTCGGCGTCACCGTGACTGGCACGCACCTGTTTAACGCCATGCCGCCCATCCACCACCGCGCGCCGGGCACGGTCGCGGCTTTGCTCACCGCGGCGAAGGCGGGGGACGTGGCTGTCGAGCTCATCGCCGATGGCGTGCATCTTGTGGACGGCACCGTGGACATGGCTCACAACCCCCGCGCCTTCGCGGTGACGGATGCCATGGCGGCCGCCGGTATGGCCGATGGTGACTATGAATTGGGCTCCCTCCCCGTCACCGTGAGCGGGGGAGTCGCGCGCGTGCCCAGCGGCGCCATCGCGGGTGGTACGTCCACCTTGGCCCAGCAATTCGCCAGCTTCGCCGCACGCCATGGTCTGGGCGAAGCGGTGCGTTTTACCTCCACCACGGCCGCCGATGTGCTGGGACGCAAAGATCTAGGCCGCATCGCGGTTGGCGCACGCGCCAATCTGGTGGGCCTCAATGCCCAGCTGGAACCGGTGCGCGTCATGGTCGGTGGCACTGAATTTATAAACTTTTAA
- the nagB gene encoding glucosamine-6-phosphate deaminase codes for MDILIRSTPAEVAAAAADILASYANNSATLGLATGSTPVATYKELIARHERGEVSFAGSHAFLLDEYLGLNPEHEQSYYATIRRDFTSHVDFDDALVKSPEGSAADPVAATAAYDQAIRNAGGIDIQLLGIGANGHIGFNEPSSSLTSRTRVVALHPQTVQDNSRFFDNLEEVPRHALTQGLGTISEARHLLLIATGSNKANAVQAMVEGPLSARCPGSVLQLHPHATVIVDEAAAALLEDREYYLFADQNRLR; via the coding sequence ATGGACATCCTCATTCGCTCCACCCCCGCCGAGGTCGCCGCCGCGGCCGCCGATATCCTCGCAAGCTACGCCAACAATTCCGCCACCCTGGGGCTGGCCACCGGTTCCACCCCGGTGGCCACGTACAAGGAGCTCATCGCCCGCCACGAGCGCGGCGAGGTCAGCTTCGCGGGCAGCCACGCATTTCTTCTCGACGAGTACCTTGGCCTTAACCCCGAACACGAGCAGTCCTACTACGCCACCATCCGCCGTGACTTCACCAGCCACGTCGATTTCGATGATGCCTTGGTCAAGAGCCCAGAGGGCAGCGCTGCCGACCCCGTGGCAGCCACCGCCGCCTATGACCAGGCCATCCGGAATGCCGGTGGCATCGATATCCAGTTGCTCGGCATCGGTGCGAATGGCCACATCGGCTTTAACGAGCCCTCGAGCTCCCTGACCTCGCGCACTCGCGTGGTGGCCCTGCACCCGCAGACTGTGCAAGATAACTCCCGCTTCTTCGACAACCTAGAGGAGGTTCCGCGCCACGCGTTGACGCAGGGCTTGGGCACGATTAGCGAGGCCCGCCACCTGCTCCTCATCGCCACCGGCAGCAACAAAGCCAACGCGGTGCAAGCGATGGTCGAGGGCCCGCTCTCAGCGCGCTGCCCTGGTTCGGTGCTGCAGCTGCACCCGCACGCAACCGTGATCGTTGATGAAGCCGCTGCCGCCCTCTTGGAGGACCGCGAGTACTACCTCTTTGCGGACCAGAATCGCCTGCGTTAA
- the nagE gene encoding N-acetylglucosamine-specific PTS transporter subunit IIBC: protein MKIDVMGPLQRLGKALMGAVAVLPVAAILSGLGYWISSAAGPDNLAAQLLISSGDAVLANLGWIFAIAIAFGLAKDSNGAAALSGFLAFATFMKLLGPDAVAGYRGIEDPTALTGDEALHWASEGWNAVGGGNVLFGILAGIMAAWVYNRFHGTKLPDFLAFFSGRRLVPILTAIIAMVISGVLYFVWPFIYNALFNFGTSIQGLGAAGAGIYGVANRLLIPTGLHHALNSVFWFDVIGINDIGNFQAGQKTIEAAAAATSAADCPGIWANGQCTVEGVVGRYQAGFFPVMMFGLPGAALAMYLRADKKKRKVVGSLMAAGALASFFTGVTEPLEFSFMFVAPLLYVVHALLMGLSVFIASTMEWTAGFGFSAGFVDMLLSSQNPLANKWYMLLVMGVGFFFLYFIIFYFLIGWLNLKTPGRGEDEADNVEDSATGDDKTAADAARIIEGLGGKDNIDSLDYCTTRLRVGVKDRALVDDSLIKRAAVSGVIHPSEKSVQVIVGPAVQFMYDEVSHQLRHGSPALATTGAASAAGAAGAAASVPASAGAASANRVSSDDADVDVRAPFAGDVVELSQVPDASFAQGMVGEGFAVMPDAVDAFDVCAPVDGTITMVFKTRHAFGMKTADGLDLLIHIGIDTVELKGEGFTALAKKGDTVTAGTPIIAVEASKLRERGVNLITPVVCPTAKQVAGVDIAREGHALPGEVAATVKRSN from the coding sequence ATGAAAATAGATGTCATGGGGCCGCTGCAGCGGCTCGGAAAAGCCCTCATGGGCGCCGTGGCGGTGCTGCCCGTCGCGGCGATCCTCAGTGGCCTTGGCTACTGGATTTCCAGCGCCGCCGGCCCGGATAACCTCGCCGCCCAGCTGCTGATTAGCTCCGGTGACGCGGTCCTGGCCAACCTGGGCTGGATCTTCGCCATCGCCATTGCTTTCGGCCTGGCCAAGGATTCCAACGGTGCTGCGGCACTCTCTGGTTTCTTGGCCTTTGCCACCTTCATGAAGCTGCTCGGCCCCGACGCCGTGGCTGGTTATCGCGGCATCGAAGACCCCACCGCGCTGACCGGCGATGAGGCTCTGCACTGGGCATCGGAGGGCTGGAACGCCGTGGGCGGCGGAAACGTCCTCTTTGGCATCCTCGCCGGCATCATGGCGGCCTGGGTCTATAACCGCTTCCACGGCACCAAGCTGCCGGACTTTTTGGCCTTCTTCTCAGGCCGGCGCCTCGTGCCGATTCTTACCGCCATCATCGCCATGGTGATTTCCGGCGTCCTCTACTTCGTGTGGCCGTTCATCTACAACGCGCTCTTCAACTTCGGTACCTCCATCCAGGGCCTGGGTGCTGCGGGCGCCGGTATCTATGGTGTGGCTAACCGCCTGCTCATCCCGACTGGCCTGCACCACGCGTTGAACTCCGTCTTCTGGTTCGACGTCATCGGTATCAACGACATTGGCAACTTCCAGGCGGGCCAAAAGACCATCGAAGCAGCCGCAGCCGCCACCTCCGCCGCGGACTGCCCGGGCATCTGGGCGAATGGACAGTGCACGGTCGAGGGCGTTGTGGGCCGCTACCAGGCGGGCTTCTTCCCGGTCATGATGTTCGGTCTGCCGGGCGCGGCACTCGCGATGTACCTGCGTGCGGATAAGAAGAAGCGCAAGGTGGTCGGCTCCTTGATGGCTGCTGGTGCCCTGGCTTCCTTCTTCACCGGTGTGACCGAGCCGCTGGAGTTCTCCTTCATGTTCGTTGCCCCGCTGCTCTATGTGGTGCACGCGCTGCTGATGGGCCTGTCCGTCTTCATCGCTTCCACCATGGAGTGGACCGCTGGCTTCGGCTTCTCCGCCGGCTTTGTGGACATGCTGCTTTCTTCGCAGAACCCGCTGGCCAACAAGTGGTACATGCTGCTGGTGATGGGCGTGGGCTTCTTCTTCCTCTACTTCATCATCTTCTACTTCCTCATCGGCTGGCTTAACCTCAAGACCCCGGGCCGCGGCGAGGACGAAGCCGACAACGTGGAGGATTCTGCTACCGGCGATGACAAGACCGCAGCCGATGCCGCCCGCATCATCGAGGGCCTCGGCGGCAAAGACAACATCGACTCACTGGACTACTGCACCACGCGTCTGCGCGTGGGTGTGAAGGACCGCGCGCTTGTCGACGACTCCCTGATCAAACGCGCCGCCGTCTCCGGTGTCATCCACCCCTCCGAGAAGAGTGTTCAGGTCATCGTGGGCCCGGCCGTACAGTTCATGTATGACGAGGTCAGCCACCAGCTGCGCCACGGTTCCCCGGCCCTGGCCACGACTGGTGCAGCGAGCGCGGCTGGAGCTGCGGGGGCTGCAGCCAGCGTGCCAGCCAGCGCCGGTGCCGCTTCCGCTAATCGCGTCAGCAGCGATGACGCGGATGTCGACGTGCGCGCCCCGTTCGCGGGTGACGTCGTTGAGCTCTCCCAGGTTCCGGATGCCTCCTTTGCCCAGGGCATGGTGGGCGAAGGCTTCGCGGTTATGCCTGATGCTGTCGATGCCTTCGACGTCTGCGCCCCAGTAGACGGCACCATCACCATGGTCTTCAAGACGCGCCATGCTTTTGGCATGAAGACAGCAGACGGGCTGGACCTGCTCATCCACATCGGTATCGACACCGTGGAGTTGAAGGGTGAAGGCTTCACGGCCTTGGCTAAGAAGGGTGATACCGTCACTGCCGGCACGCCGATCATCGCGGTGGAGGCAAGCAAGCTGCGCGAGCGCGGCGTCAACCTCATCACCCCGGTGGTGTGCCCGACGGCCAAGCAGGTTGCCGGAGTCGACATTGCTCGCGAGGGCCATGCCCTGCCAGGCGAGGTCGCCGCAACCGTCAAGCGCAGCAACTAA
- a CDS encoding acyl-CoA synthetase, whose protein sequence is MKLSDVTFHAAALGRFIPSLFRAGLISPAGGPRAVALTAPVLARYRFTTAREVEQAYMTCPERLALIDDDGALTYRQLRDHSQTFARWLLSLRLDEIRLGVMARNGRGIITPLAAKGYAGAHIFLLNVGSSPEQLAGCIEENRINVLVIDDEFIDRLAPADGPNPTNSASPIDGLHVVIGHESGAEIPAELAQAASLRKIVENPRDVEKHKLPTWPKHGHIVLMSSGTTGIPKGIMRPEPTLPVVVASIVDAVPWRGDQKVQMTASIFHTWGWACLNIALGLRNTIVTRRVFDPAAALDDIQRYQLDGLLSSPVFFRQMVEVDPDSAYDTSSLKFIASAGHALTPEIVKETHERFGPILCNVYGSTELALASTATMEEVAKDPTIGGKIASGTKLRILDEEGNEVPRGEVGEIYLTNSTALIGYTNPKIPLNKVDGLISIGDLGYIDPDGYLHVVGRADDMIIVGGENVHPQSVTEVLEAMPGIAEVHAGGVEDETTFQRIAVWAVTTRDALGNTVTADSIRTWVRENLADHSVPRDVHFLDKLPRNATGKVVPRLLHDTD, encoded by the coding sequence ATGAAGCTTTCTGATGTAACCTTTCACGCCGCTGCCCTCGGGCGTTTTATCCCCTCGCTGTTCCGCGCAGGCCTCATTAGCCCCGCCGGCGGCCCGCGGGCGGTGGCCTTGACCGCACCGGTTCTCGCGCGCTACCGCTTCACCACCGCCCGCGAAGTAGAGCAGGCATACATGACCTGCCCAGAACGCCTAGCGCTTATCGACGATGACGGGGCACTCACCTACCGCCAACTGCGCGATCATTCCCAGACCTTCGCGCGCTGGCTGCTTTCTTTGAGGCTCGATGAGATCCGCCTCGGTGTTATGGCACGCAATGGCCGCGGCATCATCACCCCGCTGGCCGCCAAAGGCTATGCGGGGGCACACATCTTTTTGCTCAACGTTGGATCTTCCCCCGAACAGCTCGCCGGATGCATCGAGGAAAACCGCATCAACGTGCTCGTTATCGACGATGAATTCATCGACCGTCTCGCCCCCGCCGACGGTCCTAATCCCACCAATAGCGCTAGCCCCATTGATGGCCTGCACGTCGTCATTGGCCACGAGTCCGGTGCGGAAATTCCCGCTGAGCTGGCGCAAGCGGCATCGCTGCGCAAGATCGTGGAGAACCCGCGGGACGTCGAGAAGCACAAGCTTCCCACCTGGCCCAAGCACGGGCATATCGTGCTGATGTCCTCCGGCACCACGGGTATTCCCAAGGGAATCATGCGCCCGGAGCCCACGCTGCCAGTGGTGGTTGCCTCCATCGTGGATGCGGTGCCGTGGCGCGGGGACCAAAAGGTGCAGATGACCGCCTCCATCTTCCACACGTGGGGCTGGGCCTGCCTTAACATCGCTCTGGGCCTGCGCAATACCATTGTCACCCGCCGTGTCTTTGACCCGGCGGCCGCACTCGATGATATCCAGCGCTACCAGCTCGATGGCCTGCTCTCCTCCCCCGTCTTCTTCCGCCAGATGGTTGAGGTTGACCCGGATTCGGCGTATGACACCTCAAGCCTGAAGTTCATTGCCTCCGCCGGGCACGCGCTGACCCCGGAGATTGTCAAGGAAACCCACGAGCGCTTCGGCCCGATTCTCTGCAATGTTTATGGCTCCACGGAGCTAGCACTGGCATCGACGGCCACCATGGAAGAGGTGGCTAAGGACCCGACCATCGGCGGCAAGATTGCCTCCGGCACCAAGCTGCGCATCCTCGATGAGGAAGGCAATGAGGTCCCGCGCGGCGAGGTCGGCGAGATTTACCTGACTAATTCCACCGCGCTCATTGGCTATACGAACCCGAAGATTCCGCTCAACAAGGTTGATGGCCTCATCTCCATCGGGGACTTGGGCTATATCGACCCCGACGGCTACCTGCACGTGGTGGGCCGCGCCGATGACATGATCATCGTCGGTGGTGAGAACGTGCACCCGCAGTCGGTGACGGAGGTTCTTGAGGCCATGCCGGGCATCGCGGAGGTGCACGCCGGCGGCGTGGAGGATGAGACCACCTTCCAGCGCATCGCCGTGTGGGCAGTAACCACGCGCGATGCCCTGGGCAACACCGTGACTGCCGATAGCATCCGCACCTGGGTTCGCGAGAACCTCGCCGACCACTCCGTGCCGCGCGACGTCCACTTCCTAGACAAGCTGCCGCGCAACGCCACGGGCAAAGTGGTGCCGCGCCTGCTGCACGACACCGACTAG
- a CDS encoding GDSL-type esterase/lipase family protein has product MKSTQRIATLCAALLVAVGLAQAPQAVAGERNLVAFGDSVLADPQLDVYLSSRLGSSQRNPSLDCPSGNNYAKRTAAKLGMPVADFSCSGAVSMSQGPQVNAQIDDAIRRGALSADTQRVLFSSGFNDTYNNAGLSGGDLRARWVGANAPLIHKIRAAAPNARIQIVGYPTIGSGDRYCLLHFGPKPADATALPMVQRYENVAQWMQVDLARATGVEFVDMKPMTWDRGMCADADKRQWAGLVDFSAGPGNLPLHINARGHEFVANHLASF; this is encoded by the coding sequence GTGAAGTCTACTCAGCGCATTGCCACCCTCTGCGCCGCCCTCCTCGTGGCGGTTGGATTGGCCCAAGCTCCCCAGGCTGTTGCCGGCGAGCGTAATCTCGTTGCCTTCGGTGATTCCGTGCTGGCGGATCCGCAACTGGATGTGTATCTGTCCTCGCGATTGGGCTCTTCTCAGCGCAACCCGAGCCTGGACTGCCCGTCCGGCAATAACTATGCCAAGCGCACCGCCGCCAAGCTGGGCATGCCGGTGGCGGACTTCTCCTGCTCCGGTGCTGTGTCCATGTCCCAGGGTCCGCAGGTGAATGCGCAGATCGATGATGCCATTCGCCGTGGCGCGCTCAGTGCGGACACCCAGCGCGTGCTCTTCTCCAGCGGGTTCAACGATACGTATAACAACGCCGGGCTTTCCGGCGGCGACCTGCGCGCCCGCTGGGTCGGCGCCAATGCGCCGCTGATCCATAAGATTCGCGCGGCGGCACCTAATGCCCGCATCCAGATTGTCGGCTACCCGACCATTGGCTCGGGCGACCGCTACTGCCTCCTTCACTTCGGCCCGAAGCCGGCCGACGCCACGGCCCTGCCGATGGTGCAGCGCTATGAAAACGTCGCGCAGTGGATGCAGGTGGACCTGGCGCGCGCTACCGGAGTTGAGTTCGTGGACATGAAGCCGATGACCTGGGATCGCGGTATGTGTGCCGACGCCGACAAGCGCCAGTGGGCGGGTCTGGTGGACTTCTCTGCGGGGCCGGGCAACCTGCCGCTGCACATTAATGCGCGCGGTCACGAGTTTGTGGCCAACCACCTCGCTAGCTTCTAG
- a CDS encoding S-(hydroxymethyl)mycothiol dehydrogenase: MTVNENLNENNSQQGSEVVRGVIARAKGEPVETVNIVVPAPGEHDVVVKIQACGVCHTDLAYRDGDIEDAFPFLLGHEAAGVVERVGDAVTHVEVGDFVVLNWRAVCGECRACKKGEPKYCFNTHNASAKMTLADEDKDAGTELTPALGIGSFAEKTLVHEGQCTKVNPEADPAAAGLLGCGVMAGLGAAVNTADVQRGESVVVFGCGGVGMAAIAGAVLAGASKVIAVDLDPDKLELAKKFGATHTIASKDKSEDEVIEAVRELTDGFGTDVAIDAVGIPVTTRQAFYSRDLAGRMVMVGVPNLTSRFDVPAIDFFGRGGSLKSSWYGDCLPERDFPMYVDLSLQGRFPLQDFVTERVGLDDVEEAFATMKAGKVLRSVVEL; the protein is encoded by the coding sequence ATGACTGTTAATGAAAATCTAAATGAAAATAATTCTCAGCAAGGCTCGGAGGTTGTCCGCGGCGTGATTGCGCGCGCCAAGGGAGAGCCTGTCGAGACCGTTAACATCGTCGTGCCCGCTCCAGGCGAGCACGATGTCGTGGTCAAGATTCAGGCCTGCGGCGTCTGCCACACGGACCTGGCTTATCGCGATGGTGATATCGAGGATGCCTTCCCCTTCCTGCTCGGGCATGAGGCGGCGGGCGTCGTCGAGCGCGTGGGCGATGCCGTCACCCACGTCGAGGTCGGTGACTTCGTGGTCTTGAACTGGCGTGCGGTGTGCGGCGAGTGCCGCGCTTGTAAGAAGGGTGAGCCGAAGTACTGCTTCAACACCCACAACGCCTCCGCGAAGATGACGCTCGCGGACGAGGATAAGGACGCCGGCACCGAGCTCACCCCGGCGCTCGGCATCGGCTCCTTCGCCGAGAAGACCCTGGTCCACGAAGGCCAGTGCACCAAGGTCAACCCGGAGGCAGATCCGGCGGCCGCGGGCCTGCTGGGCTGTGGCGTGATGGCAGGCTTGGGCGCTGCGGTCAATACTGCGGATGTCCAGCGCGGCGAGTCCGTCGTGGTCTTTGGCTGCGGTGGTGTCGGCATGGCGGCTATCGCCGGCGCGGTGCTGGCGGGTGCCTCCAAGGTCATCGCCGTGGACCTCGACCCAGACAAGCTAGAGCTGGCTAAGAAGTTCGGTGCAACCCACACCATTGCGTCGAAGGACAAGTCTGAGGACGAGGTCATCGAGGCAGTCCGTGAGCTTACCGATGGTTTCGGTACCGACGTGGCAATCGACGCCGTGGGCATTCCTGTTACCACCCGCCAGGCTTTCTACTCCCGCGACCTGGCTGGCCGCATGGTCATGGTGGGCGTGCCGAACCTCACCAGCCGCTTCGACGTCCCGGCTATCGATTTCTTCGGCCGCGGCGGATCGCTGAAGTCCTCCTGGTACGGCGATTGCCTGCCGGAGCGTGACTTCCCCATGTACGTCGACCTCTCCCTGCAGGGCCGCTTCCCGCTGCAGGACTTCGTCACTGAGCGCGTTGGCCTGGACGACGTCGAGGAAGCCTTCGCTACCATGAAGGCTGGCAAGGTACTTCGATCCGTAGTGGAGCTGTAA
- a CDS encoding MBL fold metallo-hydrolase, with product MIIEQFVTSGKFRLDGGEWDVDNNVYILAAGGASSDAECYIIDPSHDAERVIEEVGQRTVKGVILTHAHNDHCELAPQVAEHFGVSVYLHPDDRPLWEETHEDATFVPLEDNQLFTVGDSDFVVFHTPGHSPGCVVLYLADEATLLSGDTLFNGGPGATGRKYSDFDVIIESLRNRVLNLPPETRVLPGHGDETTIGAEAARIDEYIERGY from the coding sequence ATGATTATCGAACAGTTTGTAACCTCAGGAAAGTTCCGCCTGGATGGCGGTGAGTGGGACGTGGACAATAACGTCTACATCCTGGCCGCTGGTGGCGCGTCAAGCGACGCCGAGTGCTACATCATCGATCCTTCCCACGACGCCGAGCGCGTCATCGAAGAGGTAGGACAGCGCACCGTCAAGGGCGTTATCCTCACCCACGCGCACAACGACCACTGCGAGCTCGCACCCCAGGTGGCTGAGCACTTCGGTGTGTCCGTCTACCTGCACCCGGATGATCGTCCCCTGTGGGAGGAAACGCATGAGGATGCCACCTTCGTGCCCCTGGAGGATAACCAGCTCTTCACCGTGGGTGATAGTGACTTCGTGGTCTTCCACACACCGGGTCACTCGCCGGGGTGCGTAGTGCTCTACCTCGCGGATGAGGCCACGCTGCTGTCGGGAGATACCCTCTTCAATGGCGGGCCGGGTGCCACCGGCCGCAAGTACTCCGACTTCGATGTCATCATTGAGTCGCTGCGCAACCGCGTGCTGAACCTCCCGCCGGAGACCCGTGTTCTGCCGGGCCACGGCGATGAAACCACCATTGGTGCGGAGGCGGCGCGCATCGACGAGTACATCGAGCGCGGTTACTAA